One window of the Cryptomeria japonica chromosome 7, Sugi_1.0, whole genome shotgun sequence genome contains the following:
- the LOC131028335 gene encoding calmodulin has translation MALENLTEEQIAEFKEAFSLFDRDGDGCITTKELATVIRSLGQNPTEGELRDMISEVDADGNGTIDFSEFLNLMARKMKETDTDEELREAFKVFDKDQNGFISASELRHVMINLGEKLTDEEVEQMIKEADVDGDGQVNYEEFVRMMMAS, from the exons ATGGCATTAGAAAACTTGACAGAGGAGCAGATTGCTGAGTTCAAGGAGGCTTTCAGTCTGTTTGATAGAGATGGTGATG GTTGTATTACCACTAAGGAGCTTGCAACAGTTATTAGGTCCTTGGGACAGAATCCCACAGAAGGAGAATTGAGAGACATGATCAGTGAAGTGGATGCTGATGGCAATGGAACCATAGATTTTAGTGAGTTTTTGAATCTCATGGCAAGGAAAATGAAG GAGACAGACACAGATGAAGAACTGAGAGAAGCATTCAAAGTGTTTGATAAGGACCAAAATGGCTTCATTTCAGCTTCTGAG TTGAGACATGTAATGATCAACTTGGGAGAAAAATTGACAGATGAAGAAGTTGAGCAGATGATAAAAGAAGCAGATGTTGATGGAGATGGACAGGTTAACTATGAGGAGTTTGTGAGAATGATGATGGCATCTTAA